Proteins from a single region of Flavobacterium sp. K5-23:
- a CDS encoding DEAD/DEAH box helicase, producing MSFNSLGLSDALLKAISKKGYTTPSPIQEKAIPPILEGKDVLASAQTGTGKTAGFTLPILQILSQGKHLSNRPIRALILTPTRELAAQILANIKEYSEFLDMRSAVIFGGVNQKPQVAQLRQGVDILVATPGRLIDLQNQGLISLSKVEILVLDEADRMLDMGFLRDIERILKVLPSKRQNLLFSATFSKDIKKLAMGILHKPVQVEATPENTTVDAIIQKIYPCAKEKKTELIIKLITEGNWQQILVFTRTKQGANKLTESMISAGIKAAAIHGNKGQGARTKALAGFKSGSITALVATDIAARGLDIPLLPHVINFELPNIPEDYVHRIGRTGRAGASGEAISLFSPDETVFLRDIEKLVGLKLPKENIKGFEADPNASTEPIKQGQGRPQRNSTPRKPKTDTTSRSSNNSFGPRRPNTNSDRRSNR from the coding sequence ATGTCATTCAACTCATTAGGCTTATCTGATGCTTTATTAAAAGCCATCAGCAAAAAAGGATATACAACTCCTTCACCAATCCAAGAAAAAGCAATCCCACCAATTTTAGAAGGTAAAGATGTATTAGCATCTGCACAAACAGGAACTGGAAAAACAGCGGGATTCACGCTGCCAATATTACAAATATTATCGCAAGGGAAACACCTTAGTAATAGACCTATTCGTGCCTTAATATTAACTCCTACAAGAGAATTAGCAGCACAAATATTAGCTAACATAAAAGAATACAGTGAATTTTTAGATATGCGCAGTGCTGTAATTTTTGGAGGTGTAAACCAGAAACCACAAGTTGCACAATTGCGTCAAGGTGTTGATATACTAGTGGCAACTCCTGGTCGATTAATCGATTTACAAAATCAAGGTTTGATATCCCTTTCAAAAGTGGAGATATTGGTTTTAGATGAAGCAGACCGTATGCTTGATATGGGGTTTTTACGTGATATTGAACGCATTTTGAAAGTACTACCTTCAAAAAGACAAAACTTACTGTTCTCAGCAACTTTTTCTAAAGACATTAAGAAATTAGCAATGGGTATTTTGCACAAACCGGTTCAGGTTGAAGCAACACCCGAAAACACTACAGTGGATGCTATTATTCAAAAAATATATCCTTGTGCAAAAGAGAAAAAAACCGAATTGATAATCAAACTGATTACAGAAGGAAACTGGCAACAAATTTTGGTGTTTACACGTACCAAACAAGGAGCCAACAAACTGACTGAAAGTATGATTAGCGCTGGTATTAAAGCAGCAGCCATTCACGGTAATAAAGGCCAGGGTGCAAGAACCAAGGCATTAGCCGGTTTTAAAAGCGGAAGTATAACTGCTTTAGTCGCTACTGATATTGCGGCTCGTGGATTAGATATTCCATTGTTACCACACGTTATCAATTTTGAATTGCCTAATATCCCTGAAGATTACGTACACCGTATAGGTAGAACAGGACGTGCTGGAGCAAGTGGAGAAGCTATTTCTTTATTTAGTCCAGACGAAACCGTTTTTTTACGCGATATAGAAAAATTAGTAGGCTTGAAATTGCCTAAAGAGAACATTAAAGGTTTTGAAGCAGACCCAAATGCGTCAACCGAGCCTATCAAACAAGGACAAGGAAGACCACAACGCAATTCTACTCCTAGAAAACCAAAAACGGATACAACAAGCAGAAGCAGTAATAATAGCTTTGGTCCAAGACGTCCTAATACTAATAGTGACAGACGCTCTAATAGATAA
- a CDS encoding neutral zinc metallopeptidase — translation MKWQGRRKSDNLDDRRGMSSGGKTIVGGGIIGIIILLINMFGGENAQMLTPILEQMNQGQSAPTEQRDLTVKELEERKFINALLVDNEDVWAKIFQENNMKYKNPELVLFENGVNTACGNATSASGPFYCPADQKVYMDLTFFEELKTRFGAQGGDFATAYVIAHEMGHHVQTLLGTSAKMRQMQEGKSKTEANKLSVALELQADFYAGLWTHYNQKMKDILEDGDLDEALSAAHAVGDDAIQAKMQGHIVPESFTHGTSEQRKYWFMKGYKTGDINQGNTFADIR, via the coding sequence ATGAAATGGCAAGGAAGACGAAAAAGTGATAATTTAGATGACCGTAGAGGAATGTCTTCTGGCGGTAAAACGATTGTTGGTGGAGGGATAATAGGAATTATAATTTTGCTGATAAATATGTTTGGAGGTGAAAATGCACAAATGCTTACGCCTATTTTAGAGCAAATGAACCAAGGACAAAGTGCACCAACTGAACAAAGAGATCTTACAGTAAAAGAGTTAGAAGAGAGAAAATTTATAAATGCATTATTAGTGGATAATGAAGATGTATGGGCCAAAATATTTCAAGAAAATAATATGAAATATAAAAACCCAGAACTGGTTTTATTTGAAAACGGAGTAAATACAGCTTGTGGAAATGCAACTTCGGCATCTGGTCCTTTTTATTGCCCAGCTGATCAAAAAGTATATATGGATTTAACATTCTTTGAAGAGTTAAAAACGCGTTTTGGAGCACAAGGAGGTGATTTTGCCACAGCCTATGTAATAGCTCATGAGATGGGGCATCACGTGCAAACATTACTAGGTACATCAGCTAAAATGAGGCAAATGCAAGAAGGTAAAAGCAAGACCGAAGCCAATAAACTATCCGTTGCGCTGGAATTGCAAGCTGATTTTTATGCTGGGCTTTGGACGCATTACAACCAGAAAATGAAAGACATCCTTGAAGATGGAGATCTTGATGAAGCCTTGAGTGCAGCCCATGCTGTGGGAGATGATGCCATTCAAGCAAAGATGCAAGGACATATAGTTCCGGAATCCTTTACACACGGAACATCTGAACAAAGGAAATACTGGTTTATGAAAGGATACAAAACGGGAGACATCAATCAGGGAAACACTTTTGCTGATATAAGATAA
- a CDS encoding PAS domain S-box protein — protein sequence MIVFIINYIRYITSLNTRDKIHFSNIIVNNGNSLIVVSNKKGEIQFCSETITPILGYTSDEVLGLGFWKLTEDPDFTGEEFHNNTIIERKFTRKLKCKNGDYKYIQWNDNRYTDDLIIGIGQDVTNEIKTQKSYENLVETATDLIYEIDKYGNYIFINKNSEAITGYSLKELYNTNYSDHIRADYIEIVLEFYKNTSSSTSHFPILEIPLLKKNGDEIWISQKVSINRDENLKIRSYSVIARDVTFYKSIEREKTNRHVKNLKYNEALKGFTAKNYSNNESLNCKLKAILEITTKTIEVNRASYWNYYPDGIICQQLYQLNDQTFVQGQELTKKQYPNYIKSVENKVQIVASDVYSNWDLIEFHDDYFPENNIISLIDTPVFIDGELKGIICFESSDTKKQWDNEDINFCRSVSDIIAIALESNMRLEIEKKTTYKSELLAAMTLCTDKFLNSKDIDAIFSDVLIIMGNATKSHRAYYYEKNENSDSISQKYRWIANETELTETNEKLQNLPYSYFEDLILPLLDNKIYEAKVFQIENESLRDKLIQVDVISLILFPVFVNNKFHGFLGFDDTSNEKNWSEDEIIILQTLAKNVASSLDRMASEAAIYESEEKFRLLANNIPGTVYLSENDENFTKIYLNDEIKKLTGYEKADFLEKRISYSSLIHPDEIESLKKESFKKLSLLEPFHFIYRIFKKNGEIAWVEEFGDAILKDGKIAFIEGIMLDITERKEAEEAIKGKEYAEAANRAKSEFLANMSHEIRTPLNGIIGFTDLLLKTELGKVQKKHMATVNQSAHSLLDIINDILDFSKIEAGKLDLYIEKQNLAEIINQSFELILYASNQKNLKLEINIETEVPKYIWTDMIRLKQILINLLSNAVKFTEKGTIKLNVSVLEKLDEKRAVIRFSVIDTGIGILEENQKKIFNAFSQEDSSITRNFGGTGLGLTISNQLLGLMNSHLQLESTVNKGSTFYFDLDLKTSNKKTKGTQEIKVVDENFIAKEFEENQKYKNLNILLVEDNKINMLLLKTIIKRVVPDANLIEAYNGEIAVSEFNKQNIDIIFMDIQMPIMNGYEATIAIRKLETGKDIPIIAITAGAEKEDKEKCFNAGMNDYISKPIVKGVIEEKIIKWVNQ from the coding sequence TTGATTGTTTTTATCATCAACTATATCCGTTACATCACCTCATTAAACACGCGTGATAAAATTCACTTTTCAAATATTATTGTAAATAATGGAAATTCTTTAATTGTTGTTTCAAATAAAAAAGGAGAAATACAATTTTGCAGTGAAACAATTACTCCTATTTTAGGTTATACCAGTGATGAAGTATTGGGTTTGGGTTTTTGGAAACTTACAGAGGATCCCGATTTTACAGGAGAGGAATTTCATAACAATACTATTATTGAAAGAAAGTTTACTAGAAAACTAAAATGTAAAAATGGGGATTATAAATACATCCAATGGAATGATAACCGTTATACTGATGATTTAATTATAGGTATAGGCCAGGATGTAACAAATGAAATTAAAACACAAAAATCGTATGAAAATTTAGTTGAAACTGCTACTGATCTCATTTATGAAATAGATAAATACGGCAATTATATTTTTATAAATAAAAATTCAGAAGCCATAACTGGATATAGTTTAAAAGAACTCTACAATACAAATTATTCGGACCATATAAGAGCAGATTATATTGAAATAGTCTTAGAGTTCTATAAAAACACTTCATCAAGCACAAGTCATTTTCCTATATTGGAAATTCCTCTTTTAAAGAAAAATGGTGATGAAATATGGATTTCACAAAAAGTATCTATAAATAGAGATGAAAACTTAAAAATTAGGAGTTATTCCGTTATTGCAAGAGATGTAACTTTTTATAAAAGCATTGAAAGAGAAAAAACGAATAGACATGTTAAAAATTTAAAATACAATGAAGCTTTGAAGGGATTTACAGCTAAAAATTATTCAAACAATGAAAGTTTAAATTGTAAATTAAAGGCCATTTTAGAAATTACCACCAAAACAATTGAGGTAAATCGAGCTAGCTACTGGAACTATTATCCTGACGGGATTATTTGTCAACAACTTTATCAATTAAATGACCAAACATTTGTACAAGGGCAAGAATTGACAAAAAAACAATACCCAAACTACATTAAAAGTGTTGAGAATAAAGTTCAAATAGTGGCATCAGATGTGTATTCAAATTGGGATTTAATTGAATTTCACGATGACTATTTCCCGGAAAACAATATAATTTCACTTATTGATACACCCGTATTTATTGATGGGGAATTAAAAGGAATTATTTGTTTTGAGTCAAGTGACACTAAAAAACAATGGGATAATGAGGATATCAATTTTTGCAGATCAGTATCTGATATCATTGCTATCGCATTAGAATCAAATATGAGACTGGAAATAGAAAAGAAAACAACCTATAAAAGTGAACTTCTTGCAGCAATGACATTATGCACAGATAAATTTTTAAATAGTAAAGATATAGACGCTATTTTCTCGGATGTCCTTATTATCATGGGAAATGCCACAAAGTCACATCGTGCCTATTATTATGAAAAAAATGAAAATTCGGATTCCATTAGTCAAAAATATAGATGGATTGCAAACGAAACAGAATTAACGGAAACCAATGAAAAACTTCAAAATTTACCTTATTCTTATTTTGAAGATTTAATACTTCCTCTTTTAGATAATAAAATATATGAAGCAAAAGTATTTCAAATAGAGAACGAATCCCTAAGAGATAAACTAATCCAGGTTGATGTTATTTCTCTAATACTTTTCCCTGTATTTGTAAATAATAAATTTCATGGATTTCTAGGATTTGATGATACTTCTAATGAAAAAAACTGGTCCGAAGATGAAATTATAATACTACAAACATTAGCTAAAAATGTAGCTTCTTCTTTAGATCGGATGGCTTCAGAAGCAGCAATATATGAAAGTGAAGAGAAATTCAGATTATTAGCAAATAATATTCCCGGAACAGTTTATTTGTCTGAGAATGATGAAAACTTCACTAAGATTTACCTTAATGATGAAATAAAAAAATTGACAGGATATGAAAAAGCTGACTTCTTAGAGAAAAGAATCTCGTATTCTAGTTTAATACATCCTGATGAAATAGAAAGTTTAAAAAAAGAGTCCTTTAAAAAATTATCTCTCCTAGAACCTTTTCATTTCATTTATAGAATTTTCAAAAAAAATGGAGAAATTGCATGGGTTGAAGAATTTGGAGATGCAATTTTAAAGGACGGCAAGATTGCTTTTATAGAAGGTATTATGCTAGATATAACAGAGCGAAAAGAAGCAGAAGAAGCTATTAAGGGGAAAGAATACGCCGAAGCTGCCAATAGAGCCAAATCAGAATTTTTAGCAAATATGAGCCATGAAATTAGGACTCCTCTAAATGGAATTATTGGTTTTACTGATTTATTGTTAAAAACGGAACTGGGTAAGGTACAAAAAAAGCATATGGCTACTGTAAATCAATCCGCACATTCCTTACTCGATATTATTAATGACATTCTCGATTTTTCTAAAATTGAAGCGGGAAAACTTGATTTATATATTGAAAAACAAAATCTTGCAGAAATCATAAATCAGTCTTTCGAATTGATATTATATGCTTCAAATCAAAAGAACTTGAAACTAGAAATAAATATTGAAACAGAAGTGCCAAAATACATTTGGACAGATATGATTCGATTAAAACAAATATTAATTAATCTTTTATCTAATGCTGTTAAGTTTACTGAAAAAGGTACAATTAAATTAAACGTTTCTGTTCTAGAAAAATTAGATGAAAAAAGAGCCGTAATTCGGTTTTCAGTAATCGACACCGGTATAGGAATATTAGAAGAGAACCAGAAGAAAATCTTTAATGCTTTTTCTCAAGAAGATTCCTCAATTACAAGGAATTTTGGAGGAACTGGTTTAGGTCTTACTATTTCAAACCAGCTCTTAGGATTAATGAATAGTCACTTACAATTAGAAAGTACTGTAAACAAAGGGAGTACCTTTTATTTTGATTTAGATTTAAAAACAAGCAATAAGAAAACAAAAGGAACTCAAGAAATAAAAGTAGTTGACGAAAATTTTATCGCAAAAGAATTTGAAGAAAACCAAAAATATAAAAATCTGAATATACTGCTTGTTGAGGATAATAAAATAAATATGTTATTATTAAAAACAATTATTAAAAGAGTCGTACCAGATGCAAATTTAATAGAAGCCTACAATGGGGAAATTGCCGTATCTGAATTTAATAAACAAAATATTGACATTATTTTTATGGATATACAAATGCCCATAATGAATGGATATGAAGCGACAATTGCAATTAGAAAATTAGAAACAGGAAAAGACATCCCAATCATAGCAATCACTGCAGGAGCAGAAAAAGAGGACAAGGAAAAATGTTTTAACGCAGGAATGAATGATTACATTTCTAAACCAATTGTAAAAGGAGTAATTGAAGAGAAAATCATTAAATGGGTAAATCAATAA
- a CDS encoding nitroreductase family protein, translating to MVVNNERTVSEAILYRRSVRVFKKEEIDEEKVKECIHLATLAATSSNLQLWEFYHVTSTEIMEQLSVACLNQNAAKTAKQMLVVVARKDLWKSRVQSNIAYLKSQYGDKPVSEYSNREKFALNYYQKIIPAIYSDFLGILGRIKYHIFQVIGLFKPTYRQARLSDMRIVSQKSAGLAAQNFMISMAAINYDTCPMEGFDSVRVKKILNLPSSVEINMIIGCGIRDENGVYGERFRVPFEEVYFKV from the coding sequence ATGGTTGTAAATAACGAAAGAACAGTAAGCGAAGCAATTCTTTACAGACGTTCTGTAAGAGTTTTTAAAAAGGAAGAGATTGATGAAGAAAAAGTAAAAGAATGCATCCATCTAGCGACACTTGCTGCCACAAGCAGTAATTTGCAATTATGGGAGTTCTATCACGTTACTTCTACTGAAATTATGGAACAACTTTCGGTTGCCTGTTTAAATCAAAACGCTGCTAAAACTGCAAAACAGATGCTTGTGGTAGTAGCCCGAAAAGATTTATGGAAAAGTAGAGTTCAATCTAATATTGCGTATTTAAAGTCACAATACGGAGATAAACCAGTATCTGAATATTCGAATAGAGAGAAATTTGCCCTTAATTATTACCAGAAAATAATACCTGCCATTTACTCTGATTTTTTAGGGATTTTAGGAAGGATAAAATACCATATATTTCAAGTCATAGGTTTATTTAAGCCCACATATAGACAAGCCAGACTTAGCGACATGCGCATTGTTTCCCAAAAAAGCGCGGGCCTAGCGGCACAAAATTTTATGATAAGTATGGCCGCCATAAATTACGATACCTGTCCTATGGAAGGATTTGATTCCGTAAGAGTGAAAAAAATATTAAATTTACCATCATCTGTAGAAATAAACATGATCATAGGTTGCGGTATTCGTGACGAAAATGGTGTTTATGGAGAACGTTTTAGAGTTCCATTTGAAGAAGTCTATTTTAAAGTATAA
- a CDS encoding aldehyde dehydrogenase codes for MNYKTDIGYRKEILTKLLNNLTIHESEIIQALYDDFKKPAFEAVITETSYVISELKDTIKNIHKWAKPKKVFPSILNFPSKDYIYKDPYGKVLIIAPWNYPYQLALCPLISAVAAGNQVVLKPSELTPNTSAIIAKIIEKTFHINHVEVILGGVETSQKLLSQRWDYIFFTGSVAVGKIVAKAAAENLTPVTLELGGKNPCIVDETANLKLAAKRIVWGKFINAGQTCIAPDYILVQKDMKNKFVDYLKEEITLAYGTNPEVSPDFARIINEKNFSRLVKMIEADKVIFGGQTEITNCYIAPTLIEESNLDSLIMEDEIFGPLLPILTYQSEADINAIISKYEKPLSLYVFTENKSFAEKTIQTYSFGGGCINDTLIHFSNKKLPFGGVGHSGIGAYHGSLSFDTFSHKKGIVKKANWLDLPMRYAPYKGKLNTIKKLLKWL; via the coding sequence ATGAATTACAAAACAGATATAGGGTACAGAAAAGAGATTTTAACAAAGCTGTTGAATAACTTAACTATACATGAAAGTGAGATTATTCAGGCCTTATATGATGATTTCAAGAAACCCGCTTTTGAAGCGGTTATTACGGAAACAAGTTATGTAATATCTGAATTGAAGGATACCATCAAGAACATTCATAAATGGGCAAAACCTAAAAAGGTATTTCCATCTATCCTCAATTTCCCTTCTAAAGACTATATTTACAAGGACCCTTACGGAAAAGTACTGATTATTGCACCATGGAATTACCCTTATCAATTAGCGCTTTGTCCCCTTATATCAGCAGTTGCAGCAGGAAATCAGGTGGTGTTAAAACCTTCTGAACTTACCCCGAATACATCTGCAATTATTGCGAAAATAATTGAAAAAACATTTCATATTAACCATGTGGAAGTGATTCTAGGTGGTGTAGAAACCTCCCAGAAGTTGCTTTCACAACGATGGGATTATATATTTTTCACCGGTAGTGTCGCTGTTGGGAAAATCGTTGCAAAAGCGGCAGCCGAAAACCTAACACCTGTTACCCTAGAACTAGGAGGAAAAAACCCTTGTATTGTTGATGAAACAGCCAACTTAAAATTGGCCGCAAAAAGAATCGTTTGGGGTAAATTTATCAATGCAGGTCAAACCTGTATTGCTCCAGATTATATCTTGGTTCAAAAAGACATGAAGAATAAATTTGTTGATTACTTGAAAGAGGAAATCACATTAGCTTATGGTACAAATCCGGAAGTTTCACCAGATTTTGCTCGCATAATCAACGAAAAGAATTTCAGTCGATTGGTAAAAATGATTGAGGCTGATAAAGTGATTTTTGGAGGGCAAACAGAGATAACTAATTGTTACATTGCTCCTACTCTTATCGAAGAATCAAATCTTGACAGCTTGATAATGGAAGACGAAATATTTGGGCCATTATTGCCTATTCTTACTTATCAATCAGAAGCTGATATCAATGCAATAATTTCAAAATATGAAAAACCTTTGTCATTATATGTTTTTACTGAAAATAAATCCTTTGCCGAAAAAACAATTCAAACATATTCCTTTGGCGGAGGTTGTATAAATGATACTTTAATTCATTTTTCCAATAAAAAATTGCCTTTTGGCGGCGTAGGTCATAGCGGAATTGGTGCTTATCACGGAAGTCTTAGTTTTGATACTTTTTCCCATAAAAAGGGAATTGTAAAAAAAGCAAATTGGCTTGATTTACCAATGCGATATGCTCCCTATAAAGGAAAATTAAACACTATAAAGAAATTATTAAAATGGTTGTAA
- a CDS encoding DUF5723 family protein yields MKKSLFLLFILSALNMSAQDHFSGIKNSNSVGILSASLNPAELTNMSSKYDLNLFSFSINASNNKIGFNDIINSDSDFEDLIFKGNEPINFRIDAEIYGPGFAMKHNKWAFAVTSKSYIKANFVDIDSKLGEAIVNGMDNTILGNTLLKSDYNQRINATTWGEIGFTVARNLFENEKHKFNGGATIKLLFPGSYANFGIDKFEGNLEYKLNGTTPTAYLSNVNTQLNIAYSGNLAGSFSDTENYTKSFFGKLSGVAADFGLNYQLKDKDSYKLNAGISVKNMGGMTFKEANNSSTKYNLNIPNGTVLNPGLDLSSFENAESLQDAENILLATPYLTKTQSESEIKVKLPTVFSAYADIKVISKFYVSLYTQQKIGNDNDNDQITTQNIFSLTPRFSLKNFEVYSPWAKNEISGTTGGLGFRFYGFYLGSSSIVTALTSDTKQADVYLGYRLRLR; encoded by the coding sequence ATGAAAAAATCATTATTCCTTTTATTTATCTTAAGTGCTCTAAATATGTCAGCACAAGATCATTTTTCAGGTATAAAAAACTCAAATAGTGTTGGAATACTTAGTGCTTCATTAAATCCAGCTGAACTTACTAATATGAGTTCTAAATATGATCTAAATCTTTTTTCTTTTAGTATTAATGCTTCCAATAACAAAATTGGATTCAATGATATCATAAACTCTGACAGTGATTTTGAAGATTTGATTTTTAAAGGAAATGAGCCTATAAATTTTCGTATAGATGCTGAAATTTACGGTCCTGGTTTTGCAATGAAACATAACAAATGGGCATTTGCAGTAACTTCTAAATCATATATTAAAGCGAATTTTGTAGATATTGATTCTAAACTGGGAGAAGCAATCGTTAATGGTATGGACAATACTATTTTAGGAAACACTTTATTAAAAAGTGACTATAACCAGCGTATCAACGCTACAACTTGGGGAGAAATTGGTTTTACTGTAGCTAGGAATTTATTCGAAAATGAAAAACATAAATTTAATGGTGGTGCAACCATTAAATTATTATTCCCTGGTTCTTATGCTAACTTTGGAATCGATAAATTCGAAGGAAATCTTGAATATAAACTAAACGGAACAACTCCTACAGCTTACTTAAGCAATGTAAACACACAATTAAATATTGCTTACTCGGGTAATCTTGCTGGAAGTTTTTCTGACACTGAAAATTACACCAAATCATTTTTCGGAAAACTTAGTGGAGTTGCTGCTGATTTTGGACTGAATTATCAATTAAAAGACAAAGACAGTTATAAGTTGAACGCTGGAATTTCAGTAAAAAATATGGGAGGAATGACTTTTAAAGAGGCTAATAACTCATCTACAAAATACAATTTAAATATTCCAAATGGTACTGTTTTAAATCCAGGTCTTGACCTAAGTTCTTTTGAAAATGCAGAGTCTTTACAAGATGCTGAAAACATTTTATTGGCTACTCCATACTTAACTAAGACCCAATCTGAATCGGAAATTAAAGTGAAGTTACCTACTGTTTTCTCAGCTTATGCTGATATAAAAGTTATTTCTAAATTTTATGTGTCATTATACACACAACAAAAAATAGGAAATGACAATGATAATGACCAAATTACAACTCAAAATATATTTTCGTTAACTCCACGTTTCTCACTTAAAAATTTCGAAGTATACTCTCCTTGGGCTAAAAACGAGATTTCGGGTACAACTGGTGGTTTAGGATTTAGATTTTATGGATTCTACCTTGGTTCAAGCTCTATTGTAACAGCTTTAACAAGTGATACCAAACAAGCTGATGTTTATTTAGGTTACAGATTAAGATTGAGGTAA
- a CDS encoding RluA family pseudouridine synthase, giving the protein MKIVSNKNNLQILHEDNHIIVVNKRVGDIVQGDKTGDKPLSEVVKEYIKDKYNKPGEVFLGVVHRLDRPTTGIVVFARTSKALTRLNELFKNRETQKTYWAVVKNKPSNTEDKLVHYLKRNEKNNTSKAHINEVPDSKLASLDYKIIKELNNYFALEINLHTGRHHQIRAQLSAIGSPIKGDLKYGFDRSNPDGGIHLHARKLAFIHPVSKETINIVAPVPNEVVWNAI; this is encoded by the coding sequence TTGAAAATAGTATCAAATAAAAATAACCTCCAAATCCTACACGAAGACAATCATATCATTGTGGTGAATAAGCGTGTAGGAGATATTGTGCAAGGTGACAAAACGGGTGACAAACCACTGAGTGAAGTTGTAAAAGAATACATTAAAGACAAATACAACAAACCCGGTGAAGTTTTCCTGGGTGTGGTTCACCGTTTAGACAGACCTACAACAGGCATAGTTGTTTTTGCCAGAACCAGTAAGGCTTTAACGCGATTGAATGAATTATTCAAAAACAGAGAAACCCAAAAAACGTATTGGGCAGTTGTAAAAAACAAACCGTCAAATACTGAAGACAAGCTTGTTCACTATCTTAAAAGAAACGAGAAAAACAACACTTCAAAAGCGCATATTAATGAAGTTCCAGACAGCAAACTAGCAAGCCTAGATTATAAAATAATCAAGGAACTCAATAACTATTTTGCCTTGGAAATCAATTTACATACTGGACGCCATCATCAAATTAGGGCGCAACTCTCGGCTATTGGGTCACCAATAAAAGGAGATTTAAAATACGGTTTCGACAGAAGTAATCCTGATGGAGGAATCCATTTGCATGCAAGGAAATTAGCTTTCATCCATCCTGTAAGTAAAGAAACAATAAACATTGTAGCTCCTGTTCCCAATGAGGTAGTCTGGAATGCTATTTAA
- a CDS encoding four helix bundle protein: MHRFKELEIWKKSRLFCALIYKVTLSFPNEEKFGLTNQLRRASISIPSNIAEGSSRQSNKDFARFLEIAIGSAYEVETQILISSDLGFINQENLIELTNILEEIIKMTSRFRATLL, encoded by the coding sequence ATGCATCGATTCAAAGAATTGGAAATTTGGAAAAAGAGCCGGTTATTTTGTGCGCTAATTTATAAAGTCACTTTATCGTTTCCTAACGAAGAAAAATTTGGACTCACGAATCAATTAAGAAGAGCATCTATATCAATTCCGTCAAACATTGCAGAGGGATCATCAAGGCAATCAAATAAAGACTTTGCAAGGTTTTTAGAAATTGCCATTGGTTCTGCTTATGAAGTTGAAACGCAAATTCTAATTTCATCTGATTTAGGTTTTATCAATCAAGAAAATTTAATAGAATTAACAAATATTTTAGAGGAAATTATCAAAATGACTTCGAGATTTAGAGCAACTTTATTATAG
- the panB gene encoding 3-methyl-2-oxobutanoate hydroxymethyltransferase, producing the protein MSVAKKDYKRITTKTLFDMKTNGTKISMLTAYDYTMAKIVDTAGVDVILVGDSASNVMAGHETTLPITLDQMIYHASSVVRAIERALVVVDLPFGSYQSDPKEALRSAIRIMKESGGHAVKLEGGKEIKDSIKKILNAGIPVMGHLGLTPQSIYKFGTYTVRAKEEEEADQLIEDAKMLEKIGCFALVLEKIPAHLATKVAQSISIPVIGIGAGNGVDGQVLVLHDMLGMTHEFSPRFLRRYMNLYEDMTAAIGQYVADVRAVDFPNENEQY; encoded by the coding sequence ATGTCTGTCGCAAAAAAAGATTATAAAAGAATTACCACGAAGACCCTATTCGATATGAAAACCAATGGTACAAAAATATCTATGCTTACGGCATACGATTATACCATGGCAAAAATCGTAGATACTGCTGGTGTTGATGTTATACTTGTAGGAGATTCAGCATCGAATGTTATGGCTGGACACGAAACTACTTTACCTATCACTTTAGACCAAATGATTTATCATGCCTCTTCGGTTGTTAGAGCTATTGAAAGAGCGTTAGTAGTAGTAGATTTACCTTTTGGTAGCTATCAATCTGATCCTAAAGAAGCGTTGCGTTCTGCTATTAGAATTATGAAAGAAAGCGGTGGTCATGCAGTAAAATTAGAAGGTGGAAAAGAAATTAAAGATTCGATTAAAAAAATATTAAACGCCGGAATTCCTGTTATGGGACATTTAGGTCTTACTCCACAATCAATATATAAATTTGGAACTTATACCGTAAGAGCTAAAGAAGAGGAAGAAGCTGACCAACTTATAGAAGACGCTAAAATGCTAGAAAAGATAGGCTGTTTTGCTTTGGTTTTAGAAAAAATCCCTGCTCATTTAGCTACAAAAGTTGCTCAAAGTATTTCAATTCCTGTAATAGGTATTGGTGCCGGTAATGGTGTGGACGGTCAGGTATTAGTGCTTCACGATATGTTAGGAATGACACATGAATTCAGTCCTCGTTTTTTAAGAAGATACATGAATTTATACGAAGACATGACAGCCGCAATAGGGCAATATGTTGCTGATGTAAGAGCGGTTGATTTCCCTAACGAAAACGAACAATATTAA